The genomic segment TTGGACTCAGtcatcttagaggtctcttccaaccccaTTATTCTGTGATACTGTGaccctgtgattctgtgattcagagGTTCTGggattcagtgattctgtgattctggaattcagtgattttgtgattctgtgattctgtgattctgggattctgggattctgggattctgggattctgattCAGTGATTCAGTGAACCTGggattcagtgattctgtgattctgtgactctgtgattccgTGATTCAGTGATCCTGggattcagtgattctgtgattctgtgactctgtgattctgggattctgattcagtgattctgtgattctgtgactctgtgattccgtgattcagtgatcctgggattctgggattcagtgatcctgggattctgggattctgtgactctgggattcagtgattctgtgattctgggattctgggattctgggattctgggattctgtatCAGGGACTCATGGATGAGGCTGGAGCACACTTCTCCCCACACCACTCCCTGCCAGCACTCCCAGTGCACCCCACACCCTTGTGCTCACCCCCAGCCGTTGTGGGAGTGCTGCTGTCTGTCAAATTAACCCATTTCTCCTCTTCTTTTGCAGTTCTTGCCAGCACCCCTGGACACTGTGAGCCCCTAACACCCACAGCTGAGCCCTGGACAGCGCTGGGGCcgagctcctgccctgctgacaGGGATGAAGGCAGAGCCATGTTCCCTGCTAcctgagctgcctgctgctgctgcagctcgtGGATatggtgccagccctggctctgtgcacaGACTCTCAGCTCTGAGGATTtaggggcagcagagcccccagctgtGGAGCACGCTCCCCCAGCTACCCCAGCAcggaggggctgcagctctggagagTTACTATGCAGCTTGGACTGCTTGTGGTGGTGGTTTTTCTGAGCTCCATGGATCCAACAGGCAGCAGCAAGGTGGTGAAGGGCAAGAGGCAAAGACGAAGTATGTATgaaatgcttttcttctctACTTCTTCTCATGGTGTGAGTGTGTTTacagcacacagggctgggcagggcctgtGGTGCCCCAAGAGCCTGCAGagatccccaaatccctctcaCCATGTGCCCTGACTTGTCCCCTGAtgtaagagctgaaatgagagatgtgggactccaggctgctctccaaaatgcaatttattgtattcaagaggttacagcagtccagggttgtgggtgacagagctgtgcccacagctgtcagctccagctgcaggcaggcctggagacactttggttttggttacagtGCATTCTATAATTTTCTTTAGTTTACAATGCATTATACACTTTGCTCTTGGTCACAATcctatacttttctttgctgagcatctcaatacagcagaaccaatctataccttaacttttatctatagcctatcataactactgtaattaccatatttatgttactgttctccaatcacgaaaagtcagtacattacagtttaagctagaagttggttttcagttttcttgcagtagAAAATTCTGAGACCATTTTCCTACTTGCAACATTGGCAATTTTTTCTGCCTGtgctttctgcttggtaaaagcatcttcttgtttggggtgggtttatcctttgctctaagccataaaaccccttctaactaacacaccctttgcctccttggttatccagtaagactggctcagcaattcttttcttctatatcaaaacttgcttccatctctattccttcttcagattctacatttaaaaatctttttgccaagcacacatatctgtgagacttccttgtcaaactttcatccttcccaacatccCTGAGGCCATGGGGGGGTCGGTTCTGCCTCCagcccagagggtccctggagGGGCTCGTGCAGGGCAGAATTGGCACCAGAGCAGCCAACTGCCCTCCTTTATGTAAGCTCATGCTAGAGCTGTTTTACATTAAAACtggtttaaattaaattatagaaaattgattttatattaaaactgGGACTGCCGAGCCCTGGGAGAACAAGGAAAACCTGACATCATGGCTAATTCTATAAAGGGCAATTCCCAGAGGGAGCCCAGTTTATACCTTTGCCATGGAGACAGAGCTTGGCACCGGAGCCCAGCgctgcaggagggatggggcTGATCCCTGGGGGTCCCAATCCAGACCAGGGGACCCTCCTGGCAGCTGGGGGCTGAGGACCTCCCTGCCTTTGGTGGCTTTTCCCAAGGCTGAAGCAGCCACAGGCCTGGAaaaggggctgggacaggcagtGGGGGCTGCCAGGTCATGGCAGGGAGACAGAGCAGTTCTTGGgtcaggacagagggacagggcagctctTGGGTCAtggtgaggggacagggaagcTCTTAGGTCAtggtgaggggacagagcagctcttgGGTCATGGcagtgggacagagcagctcttgGGTCATGctgaggggacagagcagctcttgGGTCATGCCagggggacagagcagctcttgGGTCATGGCagggggacagagcagctcttgGGTCATGctgaggggacagagcagctcttgGGTCATGCCAGGAGGACAGAGCAGCTCTTGGGTCATGGTTATGGGACAGGGCAGCTCTTGGGTCATGGTTATGGGACAGGGCAGCTCTTGGGTCATGGCAGGGGGGGACAGGGCAGCTCTTGGGTCATGGTTatgggacagagcagctcttgGGTCATGGCagggggacagagcagctctctCACCTCTAGTCCTGGCACTTGagcactgtgctgctctgtgcttgctTTTGAAGTGTAGTAAACATGGTATTTAAAAGaatacatcttttaaatacaCAGCTTTTCTATAAACAAGGACATGGCTTGCATAATAAACTAATAAAAATAACCTGCATTCTAGTCTGCAAAGAATGCGATTGGTTTCAAAACAAGCAGCATTTTATATGATAATTGAAAGCAGAAAACTCTCAAGACATGGGATTGAGTATTTTTCTTGGACTGAATGTAGGAGCTGAGAACACATCTCTATTTTGGGGGCAGTGACACCTCCTGACTGCCAGAGAGAATTTAATGTAGGCAGGGTCAGGGTGAGATCCAGGCCGGGACAGAATTAATGGAACAGTTTTGCTCCAGAGCCATGAACTCTGCTCCTGGGCATggaggcactgcagggcaggcagcaggaggggctggaccCCTTGGGCCATGCCCATGTTAGTGTGTGCCCCAATGGGCCCCAGGGATGGGAGGCAGAGGGCTGGGGTGGACAGTGCTGGGTCCTTGGGTGGCTGTTtcagggctggggtgggcagtgctgggtacTGGGCAGAGTTGGTGGGTGTTTCAGGGCTTGgatgggcagtgctgggtccCTGGGCACAACTGTGGGTGTTTCAGGGTAGTGCTGGGtctctgggcacagctgtgggtgTTTCAGGGTAGTGCTGGgtctctgggcacagctctggctgttcCAGGGCTGGAATGGACAGTGCCAGGCCCTAGGCACCACTGGTGGCTGTTTCAGGGtcctgctcctcagcacagccatgttgtgactCTTGTGCCTGTCCTTAGCACATCTCTGACTCTGTGGCATCCCTTACCAGTGCACCAGTGCTGCAGGACCCTTGCTGTGCCCCcattcctgccctccctgccaccGGTGCCAGTGGTTTGTGGGCACAGTTGCAGAGCCCAGCACTAACCAGggcccctctgctgctcttgcagTCAGCACggagctgagccagggctgtgccaggggctgtgacCTGTGCTCCGAGTTCAACGGGTGCCTGAGGTGCTCCCCCAAACTCTTCATCCTCCTGGAGCGCAACGACATCCGGCAGATCGGGATTTGCctgccctcctgtcccctgggctACTTCGGCCTTCGCAACACGGACATGAACAAGTGCATCAGtgagtgtggggctgggggaggctgtgggcagggcaggggctgctgtggtaTTGGAATAATTACCAATATTGCTGGACAGGACGTGGCTGAGATTGTCTGGCCTTGCTGCTGAACCAAACAGTGGCACTATTTGgttcagaggcctgtgggcctgtgtggtgtttcacccagagacactttgggctggctgggtgtgtggtgtttcaccccacagacaccttgggctggctgggtgtgtggtgtttcaccccacagacactttgggccggctgggtgtgtggtgtttcaccccacaaacactttgggctggccgggtgtgtggtgtttcaccccacagacactttgggctggctgggtgtgtggtgtttcaccccacagacactttgggctggctgggtgtgtggtgtttgaccccacagacactttgggctggctgggtgtgtggtgtttcaccccacagacactttgggctgcctgggtgctgcagctgggcccgtggggacaagtccaggcctgcaggagctctggtggtgctgggatggagcttccccccataacaggggctgctcctcaggtttccctctggcagagaagctttaaggtgatggtgaaggaaaggagtcggttctgatggagggtttggatgcagagctttattctggcccacaggcctctgaatgcagcaccagctccaacagaactccctgagcccgtggttgctgctcctttgaacgcggggagaggggcagggaaggggcagggagccaccaagcagggacaggagaggagggacacagggacaaaggacacctggatggcccagtGCCCCCAGGGGTAGAGGGCATCCTTTGAATCTGCCAATCACTGGACACCTTCTGGAATTccaggactgacagacagtgctgggaggggaaaggagaggtgactgacacacctgggagggaatcATCAGGGGAGGGACCCGAGGTTCTGGGGTAAACCCTGAAATCACAGCACAACACTGTGGCTCTGGGGAAGGGGTGAGGCAGGGCTGAGCATGACAGCCTGAgaacagcccagctcagcactgcacagccaTGCTGTGGATGTGGGATCTTGCAGGACCTCTGGGCAGTTTTGTTACGTGGGTTGCCAGACTGGCAGCCTTTGTGAGGAGGGAGATCCTTTCAGGCACTCAGTGCCTCTTTTCCTGCCCTACTGCTCACCAGACTCCGGCAGCTCTGAGTGAAATCCCTGACTTGAGTCCTGTAGCCAGAGCACCAAAAAGAGCTGGACATGAGACCTGGGATCAGTGCCCTGGCAGGTCCATGCAcagcaccctcacagccagctTTCCATGCAGCTCCCTTTCCAtgcagcctgtcctgcagctgcagctggagccagggctgtgtccttTGCACCCTCCCCTTTGGCTGACCATGCTCAGCTGAACCCCAGCCCAAAACCTTCCCACCCTGCCTGATCCTGgcctggcagtggctgtgagagctgcagcacagggctgtcctgcacagggaatggggcaaAGAAAACTCACTCCTGACTGGCACAGGATGTtcagagccctggctgctgtgagccgCCAGGCTTGGCAGTGTGGAGCTTCTTGACCCTTCTGCTCACATCAAACTACATGATGgctttggtgattttttttttattattattatttttttcctcctccagaaTGCAAAATTGAGAACTGTGAGTCGTGTTTCAGTCGAAACTTTTGCACAAAATGTAAGGAAGGTTTGTATTTGCACAAAGGGAGATGTTACGTGACGTGCCCCGAAGGCTACGCTGCTGCCAACGGCACCATGGAGTGCAGCAGTCCTGGTAAGCAGCCAGGGGTGCTCAGGGGATTTAGGAACCTGCTGGGGAAACACAGACTCAAAGGGGTGCTCAGGGACTTAGGAACCTGCTGGGGAAACACAGACTCCCTTGCAGCCTAAGATGGGGGAGAGGTGGGCTCCGGGATGGCCTGGAACAGGAGTTACAGCTGGGCTCTCTCGTTCTCTGCAGCACAATGTGAAATGAGTGAGTGGGGTCCGTGGGGCCCCTGCTCCAAGAAAAGGAAGCTCTGTGGCTTCAAGAAGGGCAATGAGGACCGGACCCGGCGGATCCTGCAGGCGCCCTCTGGGGACGTGTCCCTGTGCCCGGCCACCACGGAGGTGCGGCGCTGCACGGTGCAGAAGAGCCAATGCCCCGaaggtgagcagagctgggggggctcccatccctgccctcaccccagggagctcagggacaggCAGTCAGCCAATTGAACAGTGTCACAAtgtgctgtgcagctcctggctcctctgaagggcaggggatggggatgggatggcacctggaggagctgcaggtggaggAGGCTCAGCTCCCAGCTTGGCACAGCTTGTTGTGTGCCACAGGTTTCACCTATTTTGCAGAATTCATAGAATGGCAAGAATGGAAGAGACTTTCAAGATCCAGTCCCACCCATGCCAAAAAACCCCCCCCATTTTAGTTTCTTCCCTGgccagagagcagccaggggtgcatgcctgtgtgctgctgtgcatgCCTGCACAGCCTCCAGAGGGATGATTTTTGGCACAGCTTGTTGTGTGCCACAGGTTTCACCTATTTTACAGAATTCATAGAATGGCAAGgatggaagagaccttcaagatccAGTCCAACTcatgccaaaaaaacccccattttAGTTTCTTCCCTGgccagagagcagccaggggtgcatGCCTGTGTGCTGTCGTGATAGGAGTTGTCTTCTCTACCAGAATTGATCTGTTTTTGCCAGGAATTAGAGTCTTCAGGATGAATGGTGGTTTGGTTATCTTGCTACAGAATGGACAAGGATTGCAGCTGTGCTGAGTGTTCTGAggggaaagggctctgagcagggattaAATGCACAGGAATTAACCAGGGGGACAGGGTGAAGGGGACAGCACCGATCTGTTTCCCCCACTCCACCTCACGCTGCCCCTTTGCTTtactgcagggaaaaggaagaaaaaggaagagcaaGGAAAGCAAGATAATGGGAACAGAAATAGGAAAGACACCAAAGACACAAAGTCTGGCACCAAGAAGAGGAAGAACAAACAGAGAGGGGCCACGGTGCCCGCGACGgccgccagccctgcccagtAGCTGGCAGCGTGTCATGGATGGCAAGACTCCATTGCTGCTATGTATATGAAAGCTTTATTGAACAGAGCACTGCTACACCATGTAACGTGTCCAGAGACAGACATATACTCCAGACTGACCCACGGACTGACAGAGGCCACACACACACCCTGAAGgaggctgcacacacacaccctgcccagggcagtgggagaATGCTGCTGAGGAGTGGGAGCAAAGCCACAGcgtccccagggctctgtggggacactgcagggaggagaggtggAGCATGAGCCACTGAAGGACCCAGACACGGGATTGATTTCATAATCAAGGCCTCAAATGGAGCCCAAGCACACAGCCCCACTCAGCCAGGGGATGAGACTGAACCCCCcagacacacacagcaggggcctctttctcttccctcaccccttattttgtgttttaagcTGTATGACTTTATCATTGCAAATACATGTTTGTGGTAAGAGGTCAGTGGCATCTGCCCTGAATCTGCTTCAaagaattatttcaaattaaaaaaaaacaaaacccaaaatcaaaATGACAACCAGCTTCCTGAGTGTGTGGTTCATACCTTGGCCCCTATGGAGGCTGGTGTCCCACAGGACAGAGACTCACTTGTGGAAGGGAAACTCACCAAAGCTTTAAGAAAACCCCAGGAAATGCTGCCAGCACAAATCAGCCATCCTGCAAGAGGGACCTGAGCCCCGAGGAGCTCCCCACTGAAGGATCCACTTAACACACAGCAGATTGAGAAAATGAGAGGTTCCAACAAACCACAGGTtgctgaaacattttttttgaATGCATACAGACTGTGACTGGGGTCTGCTCCAGCACCCATGGGCAGTGGATCCATACATGTGCATTTCTTACCTCCTTTTTATCTGCACTGCAGCTTTCCATTACACATTCTGCACTTGTTCCATACACACACAATTCCTGTAGAAATCAATGGAAGTCCTATGTGCAGAAAAGCACACTGGGACTCTGCTCAGCCAGTCCCAGCTGTGGGACAAtccggggctggggacagctggtgCCACCCCAGTGTGtggcaggagggaggcaggagggaggggaaggcacagctcaggtcctgcaggagagaaaaaaaaatttttgaattGGGTAGAAACTACCTGTGTGCTGGAATTCCCTGGattctcctgctctgccagagctgccagctgagcaGAGGAACTGGGACAAGGACTGGTGAGCCCTGCGTGGctttgctgcctgctctgctcagggcagggtcacAGAGAGGCTCCTCTTCACTGCCCTGGggttttaaaatgtgatttctCTGTGTATAAATACACAGAGACACATTTCATTTCTCTAGAGTTCAGCAGAAGCTCTCTGCTCCCAAGGATGTGC from the Melospiza georgiana isolate bMelGeo1 chromosome 24, bMelGeo1.pri, whole genome shotgun sequence genome contains:
- the RSPO1 gene encoding R-spondin-1 — translated: MQLGLLVVVVFLSSMDPTGSSKVVKGKRQRRISTELSQGCARGCDLCSEFNGCLRCSPKLFILLERNDIRQIGICLPSCPLGYFGLRNTDMNKCIKCKIENCESCFSRNFCTKCKEGLYLHKGRCYVTCPEGYAAANGTMECSSPAQCEMSEWGPWGPCSKKRKLCGFKKGNEDRTRRILQAPSGDVSLCPATTEVRRCTVQKSQCPEGKRKKKEEQGKQDNGNRNRKDTKDTKSGTKKRKNKQRGATVPATAASPAQ